From a region of the Tachypleus tridentatus isolate NWPU-2018 chromosome 1, ASM421037v1, whole genome shotgun sequence genome:
- the LOC143234317 gene encoding cuticle protein 10.9-like, with amino-acid sequence MLKVLVLCMLATAAYAGNLLYSAPAVKVIQAPVVAAEKPEPFDFSYDTKDDDGNTQSRQESGDGSGAVTGSYSYADANGLYRRVSFTADADGFKPSIETNEPGAANANPADVQVSVQEAPAVKVKAALFKKSSNSYMLLTITLLGPTAMPTPKHMYISFFFLEK; translated from the exons ATGCTGAAG GTACTTGTTCTGTGTATGTTGGCAACAGCTGCCTATGCTGGTAATCTTTTATACTCTGCCCCAGCTGTTAAGGTCATCCAGGCTCCAGTTGTTGCAGCT GAAAAGCCTGAACCTTTTGACTTCAGCTACGACACCAAGGACGACGATGGTAACACTCAGTCCCGTCAGGAGTCTGGAGATGGAAGTGGCGCCGTCACTGGCAGCTACTCTTACGCAGATGCAAACGGTCTCTACCGACGAGTATCTTTTACAGCTGATGCTGATGGATTCAAGCCATCCATTGAAACTAATGAACCGGGTGCTGCGAATGCCAACCCTGCTGATGTCCAGGTGTCAGTTCAGGAAGCCCCTGCAGTTAAGGTGAAGGCTGCCCTGTTCAAAAAATCATCAAACTCGTACATGCTCCTTACTATCACGCTCCTTGGGCCTACGGCTATGCCCACGcctaaacatatgtatataagttttttttttctggaaaaatGA